A single genomic interval of Sceloporus undulatus isolate JIND9_A2432 ecotype Alabama chromosome 2, SceUnd_v1.1, whole genome shotgun sequence harbors:
- the DNAI2 gene encoding dynein axonemal intermediate chain 2 translates to MEIVYVYVKKRSEFGRQCNFSDRMAEVNVDIQPDPVLAMNFIERDPIDTGVQCASDMSEHEVNTERFEMETRGINHLEGGWPKDVNPLEMEQTIRFRKKVEKDENYINVITQLGSLMDHCIKQNNAINIYEEYFEEEEMAGVTDEPPSAKTISVFRDPNVIKRTATHLSWHPDRSRKLAVAYSCLEFQRSSKDMSYDSHIWDLEIPNKPEMVIRPTSPLVCLEYNPKDSHILIGGCYNGQIAYWDTRKGGLPVELTTVELGHRDPVYNVIWLQSKTGTDCFSGSTDGQVLWWDIRKLSEPTETLVMDISRKGILENALGAITLEFEPTMPTKFMVGTEQGIVISCNRKAKTPAEKIVCTFSGHHGPIYSLSRNPFYPKNFLTVGDWTARIWSEESRESSIMWTKYHMSYLTDGCWSTTRPAVFFTTKMDGTLDVWDFLFKQNDPTLNLKVCDEPLFSLRLQDNGRFIGCGSKLGTVTLLEFSSGLCTLQRNEKNLTSAMFERETKREKILEARHREMRLKEKTKAEGKDDEVKEDVEEEKPEETLERVQKEFFEVIEGELRRRERARTKLKSIAGQDQTEEGEDELILPKEEEKEEEKEEEE, encoded by the exons ATGGAGATAGTCTATGTTTACGTGAAGAAGCGCAGTGAGTTTGGAAGACAATGCAACTTTTCCGACCGGATGGCTGAAGTCAATGTGGACATTCAACCAGATCCAGTTCTAGCTATGAATTTTATTGAAAGGGATCCCATTGACACTGGAGTGCAGTGTGCCAGTGACATGTCAGAGCATGAG GTGAACACAGAAAGGTTTGAAATGGAAACTCGTGGCATTAACCATTTGGAAGGTGGCTGGCCTAAAGATGTCAACCCACTGGAAATGGAGCAGACCATTCGTTTCCGGAAGAAAGTTGAGAAGGATGAGAATTATATCAATGTCATTACGCAGCTTGGCAGT TTGATGGATCACTGCATCAAACAGAATAATGCTATCAACATCTACGAGGAGTACTTTGAGGAAGAAGAGATGGCAGGAGTTACCGATGAGCCTCCATCAGCTAAAACAATCAGTGTTTTCAG GGACCCAAACGTGATCAAAAGAACAGCCACCCATCTCTCCTGGCACCCTGACAGAAGCCGAAAGCTGGCGGTAGCTTATTCTTGCCTGGAATTCCAGCGGAGTTCAAAAGACATGAGCTATGATTCACACATTTGGGATCTTG aaaTCCCCAACAAACCAGAAATGGTTATCCGACCCACATCACCTCTTGTCTGCTTAGAATACAACCCCAAGGACTCGCACATCTTGATTGGGGGATGCTACAATGGACAGATTG cttACTGGGACACCCGAAAGGGAGGTCTGCCAGTGGAACTGACCACTGTGGAACTTGGTCATCGGGATCCAGTGTACAATGTGATCTGGCTGCAGTCAAAAACTGGAACTGATTGCTTCTCTGGCTCCACAGATGGACAG GTTTTGTGGTGGGACATTCGTAAGTTATCAGAGCCCACAGAGACACTGGTGATGGATATCAGCAGGAAAGGAATCTTGGAAAACGCTTTAGGAGCAATTACCCTGGAATTTGAACCAACGATG ccaaccAAGTTCATGGTGGGAACAGAGCAAGGCATAGTGATTTCTTGCAACCGCAAAGCCAAGACTCCTGCTGAGAAAATTGTCTGCACATTCAGTGGGCACCATGGACCCATCTATTCCCTTTCTAGGAATCCTTTTTATCCcaagaactttttgacagtggGGGACTGGACTGCTCGCATCTGGTCAGAAGAAAGCAGAGAATCCTCAATCATGTGGACTAA ATATCATATGTCCTACCTCACAGATGGATGCTGGAGCACCACTCGGCCAGCTGTCTTCTTCACCACCAAAATGGATGGAACTCTTGATGTCTGGGACTTCCTCTTCAAACAGAATGACCCTACACTCAACTTGAAG GTCTGTGACGAGCCTCTCTTCAGCCTGCGCTTACAAGACAATGGGCGTTTTATTGGCTGTGGCTCCAAGCTGGGCACAGTGACGCTATTAGAATTCTCCTCTGGCCTCTGCACCTTGCAACGGAACGAGAAGAACCTGACCTCAGCA ATGTTTGAGCGAGAGACCAAGCGAGAGAAAATTCTGGAGGCTCGGCACCGTGAAATGCGTCTCAAGGAAAAAACAAAGGCTGAGGGAAAGGACGATGAAGTCAAAGAAGacgtggaggaggagaagcctgAAGAGACGCTGGAACGTGTACAGAAGGAGTTCTTTGAAGTGATTGAAGGAGAACTGAGGCGCAGAGAGAGAGCACGGACCAAGTTGAAATCTATTGCAGGCCAG GACCAAACTGAAGAAGGTGAGGATGAATTAATTCTCCCAAAG gaggaggagaaggaagaggaaaaagaggaagaggagtga